A window from Scyliorhinus canicula chromosome 19, sScyCan1.1, whole genome shotgun sequence encodes these proteins:
- the LOC119954254 gene encoding glucose-6-phosphatase-like isoform X1, which yields MDAGMDMLHSSGVELVQYLQLNYKDSQSWFTFISFAADLRNTFFVFFPIWFHLCEAVGVKLLWVAVIGDWLNLIFKWTLFGQRPYWWVHETSYYGNSTVPVLEQYPITCETGPGSPSGHTMGSAGVWYVMVTAFLTSTLQNKQHGVQNWCLRALLWGVFWMIQICVCASRVFLAAHFPHQVFLGVISGMVVAEVFGRVNAIYNVSFKQYLKITLLLFSFALGFYLLLKILGVDLLWSVEKAQRWCARAEWVHIDSTPFASLVRNMGALFGLGLALNSPIYVESCKGKRSQQFSFRLSCIVASLIILHLFDSVKPPTQREFLFYLLSFCKSAAVPLAAVAIIPYSASHVMNQQEKKVL from the exons ATGGATGCTGGGATGGACATGCTCCACAGCTCGGGGGTAGAACTGGTGCAGTATCTGCAACTGAATTACAAGGATTCCCAGAGCTGGTTCACCTTTATCTCTTTCGCTGCTGACCTGAGAAACACCTTCTTTGTTTTCTTCCCCATCTGGTTCCACCTGTGTGAGGCGGTGGGCGTCAAACTCCTGTGGGTGGCAGTGATTGGAGACTGGCTCAACCTCATCTTTAAATG GACATTATTTGGCCAGAGACCTTACTGGTGGGTTCATGAAACTTCCTATTATGGCAACTCGACTGTTCCTGTGTTAGAGCAATACCCCATCACCTGTGAAACAGGGCCAG GAAGCCCATCGGGCCACACTATGGGATCAGCTGGGGTTTGGTATGTAATGGTGACAGCCTTTCTGACCAGCACACTTCAGAATAAGCAGCACGGCGTCCAAAACTG GTGTCTGCGTGCTTTACTATGGGGAGTCTTCTGGATGATTCAGATCTGTGTCTGTGCGTCCAGAGTGTTTCTGGCTGCTCACTTCCCGCATCAAGTCTTCCTTGGGGTCATTTCAG GGATGGTTGTGGCCGAAGTATTTGGTCGAGTTAATGCAATCTACAACGTAAGCTTCAAGCAGTATCTGAAGATCACTCTCCTCCTGTTTTCCTTCGCTCTGGGCTTTTACCTGCTGTTGAAGATACTGGGAGTGGATCTGCTGTGGTCTGTGGAGAAAGCACAGAGATGGTGCGCCCGGGCAGAGTGGGTCCACATCGACAGCACTCCCTTCGCTAGTCTGGTCAGGAACATGGGAGCTTTGTTTGGATTGGGATTAGCCCTCAACTCCCCCATTTATGTGGAAAGCTGCAAAGGAAAGAGAAGCCAGCAGTTCAGCTTCAGACTAAGTTGCATTGTCGCGTCCCTGATCATCCTGCACCTGTTTGACTCGGTGAAGCCCCCGACACAGAGAGAATTCCTGTTTTACTTACTGTCTTTCTGTAAGAGTGCCGCCGTGCCTCTGGCAGCTGTGGCAATCATCCCATACTCTGCATCGCATGTTATGAACCAACAAGAGAAAAAAGTGCTATAG